The Salvia miltiorrhiza cultivar Shanhuang (shh) chromosome 2, IMPLAD_Smil_shh, whole genome shotgun sequence DNA window ACAATAATTATGTCAGGATGATTATTAACTTTATAGGAAAAAAAACATTTCACTGCTCCAAGATGTTtactatttttgtttttttgtaattatgcatcaatttaaattattagggttatatttatctattaatttattcagTCACGATGTGACTGCCCATGAAATCggagaaatagaaaaaaatatttatttattttttaaataaaaattatatatattttaatgtaATCTATACGCATTGTAgctattttttctatttcttttttattttatttttttaataaaaaattgtaaaaattaaccacaaataaattaaataattgttTTTCTATTTAACTAATTTGTCGACAACCACATTGGCAGTGGTGCAGATCCACTTTGAAACATGGGGGTGCAGCTCATCCCCcaccaaaaaataaataaatagaaatattaatatttatatgtaaattatttttgatttagtttttacaccctcaaaaaaaaatataacctcaaaaaaaatatataagtctAACTTAAAAATAAACTCTAATCTtcaaaattaaacaatattCGGGAATGtgttatttttatcattaaatattttttacatttataatcctaaaataattatttatcgtacgtctaatttaaaattttgtaattattgtgattatttaACATCACTCAATATTTATTCAATTGTGAGCATGTTATTTGATTtagttttatatttaatttttgtatccTCAATTATTTATCGCACCTCAATTTGTATGGTCGGATAAAACGTGCATGTGTAGAATAgtcaattttttaataaatgttactccctccgtcccgcttcaaatgtctcctttcttttgggcacggagattaagaaatgtgtaaaaagtagataaagtgggtataaagtagataaagtgggttggtggaaattatttaaatattaggtatagagagagagtgttttgccaaaaagggaatgggtcatttggagtgggacagcccaaaatggcaaatgggacatttagagtgggacggagggagtatttgactATATCTAGATGCAATAGTTTCGAAGAGTCTAGTATCATGTGCTGTCTTTGAAAAGTCTAGTgggatataattttttttttgggacacAAAATTATTTAGCTTTTACAGAATGcaaaattcaattaatgagaCCAATACTAGAATAGTTTAgtatatttatgtaatttattctAATGGATTTGGAAAAAATTCAAATGGGCTTGCCAAAAAATGTGACATATTGTGTCGAAGCCCACCAACCAACATACTCAAAAATTTAATGGCGTCCCATTAATTAAGGAGTTCAATTCTATTTtatgtatttcattttatatgaattccttttatttttatttttggcgAATAAAAGAAATGGCAGAGGAAGAAAACAAGCAAGAtgcagagatgaaggaagtcCCACAATTTACAAAGAGAGAGGAGGTGAGAAATATGGAAAActcaataattattacatttacattttttttccttcttcttcttgaaTTGCAAATGTTCCCACTctgaattatatatttttattagaaaaatCTAGAGtgaaataaataagaaatattttctgattttttttggCGAAGATTTCTGGAAATTTATCATAATCTAGAAATGTTTTCTTGGGTTTATGTCCGAACCAGCcataaaagttcattttaaaatataaatcacgAAAAACTACGGCAGATTAATCACTTTATTTTCATGGTTCTGAATTTGAATCTCATAGtggcgatttttttttttacccgCAACAAATTCATTATATATTTCACATCGAATTCATAACATATCAGTtcgtaatttatatttttaaaaaaatttataacaaccctatatatatgtgtcaTGTGTGATACCAATGTCACACTTTCTATATTTACAAGTTGATTTTTTAAGTGATATTTAAAGTTGAATTTGGTAATTGAATTGTAGGTAATTGCTAAAAGTAGCCATGACAAGCTTTGTGATTCCTTGCGCTTTCGCTTGGTGCGTGTTGATGATCACTCTCAAGATGATCAACTTATTGCTTTTTTTTTAGCCTCAAAATTCGAGGCCCATCACATCCAATAATACTATTCGGTTTGGGTCGATTAAGATTGTATTGTTGAAATAGTTAGAATTATAACATTTTCGTTTAAatttacaaaaattataaagagaaaaattttgaggttgccaaaatgaagcataaaacacaaattttggccactcattgaaaaaacataaattttggccatttttatagctttgggacgtttttgcccttaattgggcggactgggtagggtcaggagcgcgggtcgcgtgccgggtaggatcaggcacgcgggtcaggttaggcacttatggcactattagtgccataagtgccaacgaattttttttttactccccctgctctgtctaccccccagacccccgaccctacccaccccacccacccacccccaaaccaaaaaaatttactttattattttattttatggcacttatggcactaatagtgccataagtgccaacgaaaatccaaaataaaataaagtaaaatggtctttttagcacttatggcactattagtgccataagtgccaaacatgcagaacaaatatagaaacaacagcatcatctaaaccctaaatgaaacatttaaaccctaaatggataatctaaaccctaaatggaacatctaaaccctaaatggacatctaaaccctaaatggaatatctaaaccctaggggaagtgtttaaaaagttccttttggcttggggtgggtgggggggtagggtcagggggtaggcagggcagtgggagtaaaaaaaaaattcttggcttggggtgggtggtgggggggtgggtggggtcgggggtttggggggtagacaaggcaggggaagtaaaaaaaaaattatttttttttggcttgggggtgggtggtgggggggtgggtgcaggggtgggtggggtcgggggtctggggggtagacaaggccggggaagtaaaaaaaaaaattggcttgggggtgggtggtgggggggtgggtgggtgggtgggggggtgggggggtcggggttctggggggtagacaagcaggggaagtaaatttttttttttggcttgggggggtgggtggggtcgggggtctgggggtagacaaggcatgggttaatccctaaatctggatccgggtcaaagGAAGTTGTTTGATCTATTGGGTTAAAGGGTAGATTAGGTAGAACACATAAgagatggccaaatattgatattttaaattttgtggacaaaatttaagtttcaatcaccaatagggccatccggccctattgtttcaattataaatatagtatgtatttattttcgTTGTTCAATTCATAGTATGAGTCGAAATTCTGATCAATTGAGGAGTGAAAATGACTTGTCGAAAAATGATTTATCAAtattaaaaacaataaaaattacatcaattttttaaaatctcgTTATCAACTTGTATATTTTGAACAGACCTAATCGACTTTCGAgtcaattaatatttttaactcATTGTTTTCCTCTCTACAAAATAAAGACTCAAAAACCGCAGCCACGACTTCGAGTCTTCCAACAATATATACTTAGGGTCATTTTGAAAAGCCTATATATATTTCCAAAACAACGAGATGCATATCTCCAAGGTTGGAGTTATTCCGCACGGACCAATTCTATTTAAAATTCCATAAATAGTACGATAATTTGGAAGGATAAATATATACACGCCAGAGATCTTGCAATGATTCGCAACAAAGATACTTGTCATAAACAAAAACTCCATATAAAGAAAGTTTTCATCAGCACCAACTGAAAACAGCAAAGAACTTACACCGTCACTCGAGATGCAAAAAGATCCTTTCAAAAATGTTTATTAAATGACAAATGTGTGAAAACACGTACGCTTACATTACTAATTTTATGTTGcccaattaggatttataatcaTTTCACACCATTTAATTTTAAGCTTTCTAATTaagaatgattaattaattatttcaataGAAAATAGCAACACCTTAAAAATATCGTGCCACATTTGTTAACTATAAAAACTTAAGGGAGTTAAAAGGAAATACGCCACAGTGAGAAGAAAGGGACTGAACTGCAAAAAACTATTTCCCCTTCTTCTTGTAAGCGTAAAATTATCCacatcaaatatctcaaaaatcAAACCTTTTGCCGAAAAATTCGCAGAGCAATCCCGCTTGCGAAGCCGCGCTCTCTCTgggtgtgtgttgtgtgtgtgagtgtgtgtgtaaAGCTGAGGAAAATTCAAGTAAAGCTATGAGAGCGTTGGAAGACTGAAGAAAAATGCCTCAAACAATAATGTTTTTGAAGCCCTTCATTTCTGCTCCATCAGCTTCGCTTTGGAGGTATGTCAGCTCTCTCTAAGCTCCTTTATGTTTCTgggtttttgtgtgtgtgtgtgtgttacaCACATTCACACACTTATGCATATGTGTGTGTAGCTtcgaaattttgtttatgtttcCATGATTGAGCTATGGTTTTGTGCCCTAATGGCTACGTTGAAttgtcaattcattttttcaTACATTGAATTGGATAAAAGATGATAATCATCAGCTGCTAAATATTCTGTTTTTGGGGAACTTTAAATGTCTGCTAGTTTGAATGTTAAAAAAGTAACATtgaacccaaaaaaaaaagaaaaatcctccAAATATATGCATTTTCATTTGTTCTGATTTTTCGCACGGTTGTTGATTTCCGAGGAATTAATGCCGTTGTGAAGTGGCAAATTAATGCCATTGTGAGTAGCTGTAGTGGCATAGACGTCTAACTACATTGTTTAGTACATTGGTCGTTTAAACCATGTAGACATTTCACACCTCGGTATTAGTTTGTAGGCATTTGACAACCGTATGAAAAAATGAGAACGACTCAAAGCTCGTGTATTTGGATGCAAATTTTATaattcatgtgcaaaatcaaaatttggtgAAAGTCCGTGTATGTAGGTACAAGTACCCCTAAAAGTAAGGTAGTCGTAAATGAAAATGGGTAGATAGGGGTGAGATTTTCAATTACGATTGCATATTTGTTTTTATCTTTATGTGTGTGTTTTGGGGGAAGGGGAGTTTTCTTCATTTATTTGAAGGAAGGTAGTTGTGCACAATGAAAACAGGTGggattttaaattatgattgcatattattgttatctttatgtgtgtgtgtaaggTGGGGTTGATGTAGTAAAAATCCTTGGTGGGATTTTCTCCATTTCGAGTTTGAGATTTTGAAAGGACAATTTCTTATGATTTGATTTGGTGATAGAGGCTATTGTATAATGATTCACACAAAATGCTAATAATTTGACGATTttcaaagaataaaaaaaaaaccttttgTTTGGTGGGGGCTCTTGGCTCATCTATAAAATAAAACCATGTTGTATGGGTTTGCAGTGAATCGATTGGCAGCAAGAATGCCATTGATGCGAATATTAGGATATGCAAGAGGGCGGAGGTGGTGTGCTTTGGGATGTTGGCGCCGAGGAAGTTCATGCAGAGGAGGAGGAAAGTCGAGGTCTTCAAGGATGCTGCGGATGAAGCTGATCAGAAGAACTGGAGGAAGCTAATGCTCGAAATGGAGGAATCCGACTCTGCCGTTGAAGTGCTCAAGAGCCGGAGAGCCAAGAACCAGGCCTTGCCCAAGGACGTGGTGGTTGGGACGCTCGTCAGATTCAAGCAGCTCAAGAAATGGAACCTTGTTAGTGAGGTATCAAAGTGTTATCACTACTTCTTGAGCTTTTCTTGGATTTTCTTCGACTGATTTGAGAGCGTTTGTCACCATTGTTAGCTTGAGTGTGTGCGATTTGCTCGTTGCATATCTTTGCCTCATTTCGTTTCTCCACTTTTTCTCAAGATACTCGAATGGCTGCGTACACAGCATTGGTGGGATTTCAAGGAAATGGACTTTTTGATGCTTATTACAGCCTATGGGAAACTCGGGAACTTCACCAAAGCCGAGAGGATTATGAATTACATGATCAAAAACGGCTATCCGCCTCATGTTGTGTCCTACACTGGTCTTATGGAAGCGTACGGCAAAGGGGGCCAATACAGTCAGGCGGAAGCAATCTTTCGTAGAATGCAATCCACGGGCCCCGAGCCATCTGCAGTGACGTATCAAATCATTCTCAAAACTTTTGTGGAGGTAGTGGATCCCGTCACTTTCAATGCTCGTTTATGATATCTGTCgtattttgaattgttttttgcCTCGGCTATTTCAGGGTAACAAATTTAAAGAAGCCGAAGAAATCTTTGAAACCCTACTTGATGAGAAGGTTTCGCCTCTAAAACCCGACCAGAAAATGTTCCACATGCTGATTTATATGTACAAGAAGGCGGGGGATTATGCCAAAGCTCGTAAACTGTTTGCATTGATGACCGAGAGAGGAGTCGAGCAGAATACAGTGACGTATAACAGCTTGATGTCGTTTGAAACCAACTACAAGGAGGTTGCCAATATCTTCGACCAGGTATATTCCGTAGTCTTTGCTCTCGTTATAAAATTTACACCAAATTGTTTACGTGTTGATGGTGTTTCTCGATTTTGTGCTTTTGCGTTGCTGCTAATTTTCAATGTGCTGATTATACGTGGAAAAATGTCTTGGTGTATTTTTTCCTTGTATTGATATATCCAAACATATTCGAATGAATCGTGTTCGTAAATTCAGATGCAAAGGTCGATTATTCGACCCGATGTTGTGAGCTATGCACTTCTCATTAACGCCTACGGAAAAGctagaagagaagaagaagcttTGGCTGTGTTTGAAGAGATGCTTGATGCTGGTGTGAGGTGCGATTCCCTTTGTTTTCGCTTGTTTAACTTTTGCGTTTATCATTGTACCTACGCAATAATATGAGCTTAACTGCAACGTTTTAATAGTCGTGTGAAAATTGCGAATTCGGGGTATAATTTTACCCGGAAACGTAAAAGTTTAATAGAACAACATCATAGGAAACTTCATTGTTAGATATTGCCTAGATAGGTTGTTCCTTTTCTCACACGAGCAATGGATGCGTTTCTTTCTAGGCCGACGCACAAAGCATACAACATCTTGCTAGACGCGTTTGCGACATCCGGGATGGTGGAGCAAGCACGAATTGTCTTCAAGAGCATGAGACGAGACAGGTAAAACTTTCTCATGAATCGTATGCCTATTTTTCGTACTTCGCTTGTGATTAGATGGGATTTTCTTCGAGTCCTAGGGTTACTCGGCTACACGGGTGGTGATAGCCGAGGAACGAGCTGGAAAATGCGACTCTAACTTTATAGACATCCGATTTTTACGACTCTTGTTTGTGTGTTGCTGCAGATGCACTCCCGATCTCTGCTCTTACACGACGATGTTAACGGCCTACGTTAATGCATCCGATATGGATGGTGCTGAGAAATTCTTTAAAAGGATAAAGCAAGACGGGTTCGAGCCGAACATCGTCACTCACGGTACTCTCATCAACGGGTACGCCAAGGTGAACAATCTCGAGAAGATGATGGAGAAGTACGAGAACATGCGCGTCGAAGGGATCAAAGCTAACGCGACCATACTCACTTCCATCATGGATGCTTACGGGAGGAACAAGGATTTCGGCAGCGCCGCGATTTGGTACAACGAGATGGTGTCGGGCGGCATCGCGCCCGACCAGAAGGCCAAGAACGTACTCTTGTCTCTGGCGAAAACGCCGGAAGAACAGCTTGAAGCTACGCAACTCGTGGAGAATCCTTCTTCGGGCCGGCTCTCTGGCGGTGTCGGAGGCGACGGAGTCGAGAACACGGACGGCAGCGACGATGAAGATGAAGACGATGAATTTGATGAGTTGACAATTAGCAGCAATGATCAATTACTAGAAAAAGCTCATGCCTTGTGAAAATTGTCATAAAATTTTGTACGATTTTGGTTAATACTATAATTGCATATAGTGTTGATACATAGAGTTATGACAACTATTGTACGAGGTTTATCAAATGCTAGATGTAGAAAGGTCCATTAACTAAATCAATTGTTGTTGATATTTTCTTTTCGAAAATTTTgtagaaaattttaaataattgttcTATACttctatatactatattttaccATTAAGAatctatttaaatttttctataATTACCTCTGTATTGTAATTTTATTCTAATCCAATTTAACAAGCCATATTTCTTCATTTAAatgtcccaattcaataggtcacttCCCAAAGtaaataactcattatttacactatatGTTTTTGTAGCCACATAATTAcatattttcaattaaaaagcATATTTTCATTTCTCTCATTTacttttttgataaatatatcTTCAAAAAAGTTAACTTTCTCTATTTTGTTTtactataaattatttatttcttaacaTTCTTGACTTATTGAATTGGAATTGAGAGagtaataaatttacaaacatataaaattaattagctAATTATACATGttactaataaataaattttccaGACTGGCCTTCGGAATAACTTCAAAAAATAATATGATCTTTAAAGCAACATAAAATAGGAATTTTTTTCAACCTGCCTACAATTTTTCATAGCAGGAACtggaaattaaaattcaaagaCATCTTTATAGCAATAAAAGtctgcatttttttttctcgttACAAATTGCAATTAATGTTCTTAAAATTCGTTTAAGAGTATAGCCCTAACAAGACAAGGATTCATCATACAATATACATACAGCAAGATTACATACGGGGAGGCGGGAGAACGAAATCGAGAGGCCGACGGAGACGTTGCATCACGTCCATCAGTATTCGAGAGATCCTACGGCTGGTATGCCGTTTAGGTTACTTCTAGAGTCCTTCCGACTCATATAGTCATCGCAGCTATTGCTGCTGGTGGAGAGCCGATGATTTTGGGTGGAATTTGGGAGATCGAGGCCCTCTTTGCCCATGTGCTGCACTTCGAGAGGCGACAGAATCTTGATGTACCACACGTTGTTCACGAATTCCCTGTGCCGCGATCAAGTAGATACTTGGTCATCAACAAGTACGAAGTGTAGAGAATGTAAAAAGCTCCATAGGATTTTacctatttttatatatatttatgcttAAATCTACTAATTTTACGTGCGTTGCACGTTCCATTCGACTAGTACCCTCAAAATCTAGCATCTTAAACTATCATACGATACTCGCGACACGCTTTTCAATGGTAACTAACAAAATATGACATGCACCAAATGCGAACCTATCATAAGTACCATACAATAAATCGAAGCAGTATGGGAACTTACTGCCAAGGATCATCGCCGAGGAGAAGAATATCATTCTCTCTGTCAACGAATACAAGCTGCCAGCCTGATCTCTGAGGATCTTCCAACAATCCCTCGAGTCCAAACATGCGAGCAAGCTCGCTCCGCAGCTCCGGATAACTGCTGAATTTGGAGATATCGAGAGACCGTCCAAAAGACCCCGACTTGTGAACCTGTGACAAGCAATTCAATATCAGCATCAATTGGATCACCGTGATCAATAAAGCAAGAATGTGCAGCTCACATGATTTACCTTTACAAAGGCTCTCGATGTCGGGTTTGTTTGGTCCACGTTTTCTGAGGACTGCATGTAACCCGACTCATCTACACAACTGGAGGTAGTCATGTCCGAGTTGAGAGGAAATTCGGTGCCTGCACCACTTGGAAATGTGGGGGTTGCATATGGCATTGACAACGATTCGTTCTCGTTGCCACTGTTTCTAAGGTTCGACATACCAGTCAGCATATTAGCCGATGAGTCCGTACCAACTCCGAACAGCAAATTGTCGTGAGAATGCGCCACACCTTGGAAATCTGAAAATTCTTTACCATGGAAGGGCggcagcagagctgaaaggtcTGAGACTTTAGAATTAGGCGTCACCAGCTCTTCCGGATGGGGCACTCCGAACTGAGAAACCTTGGAAGGAAGCTGTGGGTCTAAGGCTACTCGTTTTGACGAGGAATGAGAGACTAGCGGATGAGACCCATTCATGTTCGCGTGGGGGGACGCTCCTTCACGGGAAAACGAACTTAGAATGCTTTGCATGGAAGAGTTATTAGATGAAGCCATGTGGTTCCCGATGAGGTCCGAGAAGTTCTGTAGCTGGCTCGTTGATGACAAGGCTTGCACAGGTGTGAACTGAGACTCGGAAGCCAATCCCATCTGCAAGCTAGTCGGAATAGATTTTTTCAACTGCTGATCTTGAAATTGTGGATTCAGCTGTTGATTCAgtagctgctgctgctgctgctgattgATAAAAGACTGACGACCCTGCAATTGTTGATGCAACATCTGAGCCTGAGAAACGACGCTGTTTTCCGGAAGGTTCTGCAGAAAGCTCGGTTGAGAATGGGGCTGTTGCAACATCTGATTTTGTAGCAACGAAGCAGAAGCATTCGGGACATTTTGCTGGAACTGCAGGAAGGACTGATTGGAGAGTTTCGAGGGATCCAACGACCCTGCGTCCTGCATTGCAGCAGCCGCCATCACTTGGTAAATATCGGGTTGCAAACAGAGCATCGACGCGTCTAGCCTCGGCTGCATCCAAGGGGATACGCCCTGAAAATTTAGCGACTGGACGCCTTGATCTCTGACACCCCCACGAAGCCATGTCATCGGAGAATTCATGCCCATATCGCCATCTTTAAGACCTGAACAACGAAACACAAATAATACATTAGGAATCAAATTAATGTTCAATTGAAGGAGAAGGAAGCCATAAATTTGGCAGTCTTTTGATAAACCAGACCGGGAAATGAAGGCAGTCCAGATGGCCAAGGTCGTTTCAATCTGAGGGAGAATGGAGACGGGTACATGGGAAATGTCGTCAGGGGTTCGATCTCCCACAACGAGACTCTGGGTTGTCTCTCCCCTGCAGTCGATTCATCCCACCCAACctgaaaaagaaaatgcacGACAACACAACTTCGAAAATTAATTTAGAACCCAGCTGAAATTAAACATCTTATAACAATAGAATTCTGCAAAAGAAAATGGTTTTTCAATATTAAATTGATAATTAGATTGGACTAATTTAGCTACAGCGACATTATATACGCTCATACCTTCACTGAGCGCCAATGTGAGTTCGGCCAACGAACCGGATCCAAATCACTAATGCCGGTAATTGTACCCATATACCTGAGATCCAGAATGAACGAAAAATATTTGAGCACAAAATACAAACAGACAAAAAAAAAGACTTCCTCTGTTTTTATTCAATAGTGTGACTTTGCAAAAATGAATAGATGTACCTGCGGACACTTGATTCTTCAGTTTCGAAAAGCATCCTAAAGCGCATACCCACAGAAACTCTTGTATGATAAACTGCTTTGGCATACTTTGCCAGAGGTATCACAAACTCTGATGGGCTCGCCCTGAAATTTGTAAACCCAGGAATGTGAAGCTGAATATTGCCTAATAAGCGTAAGCATATGCAGAAATTTACCTTGGATTATAGAAAATGGTGAACCGGCTATTCGTCGCCGCAGCATGGGCAGCAGCAGCAAGAAGCCCAATGTGCATGCTATCACTCGACAGCACTGATGAAGGCATGACAGTTTGAGGTCGATTGGCACGCCGAATCCCCAAGAACAATTGATTGTTTTCGTTCCTAAGAGTGTAAATAGAAGTCGTGACTGTAGAAAAAATATCAAAACGGCACATCTAATCCACTATGTGTAAATCTTCTAAATCTAGAAATTTATCATTCCAACAGCTCCCAAGAATTTTCTATGATCATCCCAAGGTGTGGATTGGTAGGAGGAAAACTCGACCCAAAGCTCGAATAACAAAGAAGAAAGAACATTATGCTGCATACCAGATGAAAATAACAGAATCTCCAGCAACTAGTCTCTTCGCACTGACAAACACGCTCCAACCTGTTGTTAGGAGATGCCTCTTCGGCTGACCTGGATAAGATGAGATTGCAGCTTCATAATTTGGTCTTAGCAATAAGTTATTTATACAAATAATATGAGAGAGCAACTATTTTCGAACAGTCCAGAAGGTAGGGTGTCCCAAAGAAACATTCCAAACATCCATtgaacaaaaccaaaaa harbors:
- the LOC131009449 gene encoding pentatricopeptide repeat-containing protein At3g59040-like, which codes for MPQTIMFLKPFISAPSASLWSESIGSKNAIDANIRICKRAEVVCFGMLAPRKFMQRRRKVEVFKDAADEADQKNWRKLMLEMEESDSAVEVLKSRRAKNQALPKDVVVGTLVRFKQLKKWNLVSEILEWLRTQHWWDFKEMDFLMLITAYGKLGNFTKAERIMNYMIKNGYPPHVVSYTGLMEAYGKGGQYSQAEAIFRRMQSTGPEPSAVTYQIILKTFVEGNKFKEAEEIFETLLDEKVSPLKPDQKMFHMLIYMYKKAGDYAKARKLFALMTERGVEQNTVTYNSLMSFETNYKEVANIFDQMQRSIIRPDVVSYALLINAYGKARREEEALAVFEEMLDAGVRPTHKAYNILLDAFATSGMVEQARIVFKSMRRDRCTPDLCSYTTMLTAYVNASDMDGAEKFFKRIKQDGFEPNIVTHGTLINGYAKVNNLEKMMEKYENMRVEGIKANATILTSIMDAYGRNKDFGSAAIWYNEMVSGGIAPDQKAKNVLLSLAKTPEEQLEATQLVENPSSGRLSGGVGGDGVENTDGSDDEDEDDEFDELTISSNDQLLEKAHAL
- the LOC131009443 gene encoding auxin response factor 6-like codes for the protein MRLSSSSSTGSGFNAQAEEGEKKCLNSELWHACAGPLVSLPQLGSRVVYFPQGHSEQVAASTNKEVDGAIPNYPGLQPQLICQLHNVTMHADVETDEVYAQMTLQPLTPQEQKDICLLPSELGTPSKQPTNYFCKTLTASDTSTHGGFSVPRRAAEKVFPPLDYSQTPPAQELIAKDLHGNEWKFRHIFRGQPKRHLLTTGWSVFVSAKRLVAGDSVIFIWNENNQLFLGIRRANRPQTVMPSSVLSSDSMHIGLLAAAAHAAATNSRFTIFYNPRASPSEFVIPLAKYAKAVYHTRVSVGMRFRMLFETEESSVRRYMGTITGISDLDPVRWPNSHWRSVKVGWDESTAGERQPRVSLWEIEPLTTFPMYPSPFSLRLKRPWPSGLPSFPGLKDGDMGMNSPMTWLRGGVRDQGVQSLNFQGVSPWMQPRLDASMLCLQPDIYQVMAAAAMQDAGSLDPSKLSNQSFLQFQQNVPNASASLLQNQMLQQPHSQPSFLQNLPENSVVSQAQMLHQQLQGRQSFINQQQQQQLLNQQLNPQFQDQQLKKSIPTSLQMGLASESQFTPVQALSSTSQLQNFSDLIGNHMASSNNSSMQSILSSFSREGASPHANMNGSHPLVSHSSSKRVALDPQLPSKVSQFGVPHPEELVTPNSKVSDLSALLPPFHGKEFSDFQGVAHSHDNLLFGVGTDSSANMLTGMSNLRNSGNENESLSMPYATPTFPSGAGTEFPLNSDMTTSSCVDESGYMQSSENVDQTNPTSRAFVKVHKSGSFGRSLDISKFSSYPELRSELARMFGLEGLLEDPQRSGWQLVFVDRENDILLLGDDPWQEFVNNVWYIKILSPLEVQHMGKEGLDLPNSTQNHRLSTSSNSCDDYMSRKDSRSNLNGIPAVGSLEY